From Pelmatolapia mariae isolate MD_Pm_ZW linkage group LG1, Pm_UMD_F_2, whole genome shotgun sequence, one genomic window encodes:
- the trmt10c gene encoding tRNA methyltransferase 10 homolog C, translating to MLLRLFTPRGCAVFWKCAHSVPFCASGRQVCSFNTSNSRASRHRASIAVSIRLLSAISPAGKDAAQTKAVKPQETEALDLDRWKSVMRSQAAFDEKQVQDEAEESDDDDENLKEPGDDSKDGSSLEAMRDLVAMWQQAGKLVPEEMTDEEVETLAKLTTKSSRKKYLKYLAIRERHKKARKEKQQQKAAKREASLMERRELESGGEEGEGEGGPRLKNTLFLQFWDRSLDKLLAWKSAQSMVFGQPLVFDMSYESHMSRREIENTVSQLMEVEGLNRRATEPYHLHFCNLQPDGLYKKELLQRYGAETWERLLISTSERQHVDLFPREQLVYLTADSPNVLRTFDHSKVYIIGALVDRSIQKGLSLANAKRLKLATARLPLDEFLHWEMGAKNLTLDQMIRIMLSFKDTGRWDEALQFVPKRKHDGFHQQQTQTTRHRARDDGDRPPRSGEKRSINTFKNKEHRESGFTGRDRENTPAGTKVRTSLKSDIEARKSAGRNRMWWHEE from the coding sequence ATGTTGCTGCGGCTCTTCACTCCCAGAGGCTGTGCTGTTTTCTGGAAATGCGCTCATTCTGTGCCATTCTGCGCTTCCGGGAGGCAAGTGTGCAGTTTTAATACCAGCAACAGCAGAGCCAGCAGGCACAGAGCGTCCATCGCGGTGTCCATCCGCCTTCTCAGTGCTATCAGCCCAGCGGGGAAAGATGCTGCACAGACGAAAGCAGTTAAACCCCAGGAAACAGAGGCTCTAGATCTGGACAGGTGGAAGTCTGTGATGAGATCCCAGGCTGCATTTGATGAGAAGCAGGTTCAAGATGAAGCAGAGgaaagtgatgatgatgatgagaacCTGAAAGAGCCAGGAGATGATTCAAAGGATGGGTCTTCTCTGGAGGCAATGCGGGATCTGGTTGCGATGTGGCAGCAAGCTGGAAAGCTTGTACCCGAAGAGATGACTGATGAGGAGGTGGAGACACTGGCGAAGCTCACCACCAAGTCTTCCAGGAAGAAGTACCTGAAGTACCTGGCTATCAGGGAGCGCCACAAAAAGGCCCGTAaggagaaacagcagcagaaggcaGCCAAGAGAGAAGCATCTTTGATGGAGAGAAGAGAACTGGAGAGCGGTGGAGAGGAAGGGGAGGGCGAGGGGGGACCCAGGTTGAAAAACACACTCTTCCTCCAATTCTGGGACCGTTCTCTGGACAAGCTGCTGGCGTGGAAGTCCGCTCAGTCCATGGTGTTCGGTCAGCCGCTGGTATTTGACATGAGCTATGAGTCGCACATGTCCAGACGGGAGATCGAGAACACGGTGTCCCAGCTGATGGAGGTTGAAGGGCTGAACCGGCGTGCCACTGAGCCCTACCATCTCCACTTCTGCAACCTGCAGCCAGATGGACTCTACAAGAAGGAGCTGCTCCAACGGTACGGTGCAGAGACTTGGGAGCGCCTACTCATCTCCACCTCTGAGCGGCAGCACGTTGACCTGTTCCCCCGCGAACAGCTCGTGTACCTCACTGCAGACTCGCCCAACGTCCTCCGCACCTTTGACCACTCAAAGGTTTATATCATCGGAGCTCTAGTGGATCGCTCGATCCAGAAAGGCTTATCACTGGCCAATGCAAAGCGTCTGAAGCTGGCCACAGCCCGTTTACCCCTCGATGAGTTCCTCCACTGGGAGATGGGAGCCAAAAATCTGACTCTGGATCAGATGATCCGCATTATGCTCTCTTTCAAGGATACAGGGAGATGGGATGAGGCGTTACAGTTTGTGCCTAAAAGGAAGCACGACGGCTTCCACCAACAACAGACGCAGACTACAAGACACAGAGCCAGAGATGATGGCGACAGGCCACCGAGGTCGGGAGAGAAAAGAAgtataaacacatttaaaaacaaagagcaCAGAGAGTCCGGGTTCACtggaagagacagagaaaacaCACCAGCTGGAACCAAAGTACGGACATCGTTAAAGAGTGACATAGAAGCCAGAAAAAGTGCAGGCAGGAACAGGATGTGGTGGCATGAGGAGTGA
- the txnl4b gene encoding thioredoxin-like protein 4B: MSLFLPKLTCKKDIDEVIKGVAEKVVVLRFGRDDDSVCLQLDEILSKTAHDLSNMASIYIVDVDKAPIYTRYFDISYIPSTVFFFNGQHMKVDYGSPDHTKFVGSFKTKQDFMDLIEVIYRGAMRGKMIVQSPIDPQNIPKYDLLYHGI; this comes from the exons ATGAGTTTGTTTTTGCCCAAATTAACGTGCAAAAAAGATATCGATGAAGTCATTAAAGGGGTGGCAGAAAAAGTCGTGGTTTTACGGTTCGGCAGGGACGATGACTCGGTGTGTCTGCAGCTCGACGAGATT CTCTCTAAAACGGCCCACGACTTGAGTAACATGGCGTCCATTTATATCGTCGATGTTGATAAAGCTCCCATTTACACGAGATACTTCGACATAAGCTACATCCCCTCCACTGTCTTCTTCTTCAACGGACAGCACATGAAGGTCGATTATGG CTCTCCAGATCACACCAAGTTCGTTGGCAgcttcaaaaccaagcaagatTTCATGGACCTGATTGAAGTGATCTACAGAGGAGCCATGCGGGGGAAAATGATCGTCCAGAGTCCCATAGATCCTCAAAATATTCCCAAATATGATCTCCTCTACCACGGGATTTAG
- the blzf1 gene encoding golgin-45, whose amino-acid sequence MTAAVRDSASVPVRGPGDGMETEKPPAILEVNTDTLPPGPSEVPLVKVASPKHSPKSTHPAPPAALQPLGVLHLGKVTREACTEVEAVRIMVPRAAISRSSRTGATEAKGETGQQAEEQGSPSLHLVEDWRGQLVKLQNSERRLLQDKEGLSNQLRVQTEVNRELKKLLVASVGDDLQYHFERLSREKNQLILENEALGRSLAHTAEQLERMSIQCDVWRSKFLASRVMAEELTNARAALQRQTREAQGAIQDLLLEREEFSRDMMLTHRSLEQLLVSLQWGRQQTYYPTSQPLSTGELAVANHKLADAINAHLLGNSGGGSTNAAKSSSAAAEQLCSTPAEKMAEKVLKSLDPISCSENKAESPLSDSTPSNFLNSKKSIGRFHPYTRYENITFNCCERCTGDILVL is encoded by the exons ATGACTGCTGCTGTTAGAG ATTCTGCCAGCGTGCCTGTCCGAGGTCCTGGCGATGGCATGGAAACTGAAAAACCGCCAGCCATCCTGGAGGTTAACACAGATACACTTCCACCAGGTCCATCTGAAGTTCCCCTCGTGAAAGTAGCTAGCCCAAAGCACAGCCCCAAATCTACCCATCCAGCACCTCCTGCTGCCCTGCAGCCGCTCGGCGTGCTCCACCTTGGGAAAGTAACTCGAGAGGCCTGCACAGAGGTGGAGGCGGTGAGGATCATGGTCCCACGTGCTGCTATTAGCCGAAGCAGCCGCACAGGAGCCACTGAGGCGAAAGGGGAGACCGGGCAACAGGCTGAGGAGCAGGGGTCTCCTTCGCTGCATTTGGTGGAGGACTGGAGAGGACAGCTGGTGAAGCTGCAGAACTCTGAGCGCAGGCTGCTGCAGGACAAAGAAGGCCTGTCCAATCAGCTCCGTGTGCaaacagag GTGAACCGTGAGCTAAAGAAGCTGCTGGTGGCGTCGGTGGGTGATGACCTTCAGTACCACTTTGAGCGCCTGTCACGGGAGAAAAATCAGCTGATTTTGGAGAACGAGGCTCTGGGCAGGAGTCTGGCACACACTGCAGAGCAACTAGAGCGAATGAGTATCCAGTGTGACGTTTGGAGGAGCAAGTTCCTGGCCAGCAG AGTCATGGCAGAGGAACTGACAAATGCCAGAGCAGCTCTGCAGAGACAGACCAGAGAGGCACAAGGAGCAATTCAGGACCTGCTGTTGGAGAGAGAGGAGTTCTCCAGGGACATGATGCTCACCCACAG atcTCTGGAGCAGCTCCTGGTATCTCTGCAGTGGGGCAGACAACAGACGTACTATCCCACCTCACAACCCCTAAGCACGGGAGAGCTGGCGGTGGCCAATCACAAGCTAGCAGACGCCATCAACGCCCACCTGCTGGGTAACAGCGGCGGTGGCAGCACCAATGCCGCAAAAAGCAGCAGCGCAGCAGCTGAGCAGCTCTGCAGCACACCGGCTGAGAAGATGGCAGAGAAG GTGCTGAAGAGTTTAGATCCCATTTCCTGCTCCGAAAACAAGGCTGAGTCTCCACTCAGTGACTCCACCCCCTCAAACTTCCTCAATAGTAAGAAGAGCATTGGCAGGTTTCACCCTTACACCCGCTACGAGAACATTACTTTTAACTGCTGTGAGCGCTGTACAGGAGACATCCTGGTGCTGTAG